Proteins from one Impatiens glandulifera chromosome 2, dImpGla2.1, whole genome shotgun sequence genomic window:
- the LOC124928044 gene encoding uncharacterized protein LOC124928044, translated as MASSSSSCCIMIITIINLIYFLGLAQAQTQALGRAPHGLANEHPVAFSPSAFDFFHPCSSQSEACSPLPMPAAAATVSSSLARESRSGTGSNVAGAHVGPGAILAVAFGCVLGVGIVAAAAIGVVLFYVVAVKRRRSSNTPPLKPHV; from the coding sequence atggcttcttcttcttcttcttgttgcaTCATGATCATCACCATTATTAATCTGATCTATTTCTTAGGCTTAGCTCAAGCCCAAACCCAAGCCCTAGGAAGAGCTCCACATGGTTTAGCCAACGAGCATCCAGTAGCATTCTCTCCTTCAGCTTTCGACTTCTTCCATCCATGTTCCTCTCAATCGGAAGCATGTTCGCCGCTTCCCATGCCGGCTGCTGCTGCTACTGTTTCTTCCTCATTGGCACGGGAGAGTCGGTCGGGAACGGGTTCCAATGTTGCCGGAGCCCATGTGGGTCCTGGAGCAATTCTCGCCGTCGCCTTCGGGTGCGTGCTCGGAGTGGGAATCGTGGCTGCTGCTGCAATTGGAGTAGTACTGTTTTATGTGGTCGCGGTTAAGAGGAGGAGATCATCTAATACTCCTCCTCTCAAGCCACATGTTTGA
- the LOC124925794 gene encoding aquaporin PIP2-7 has product MAKEVEVAEPGSFSAKDYHDPPPAPLIDPAELTQWSFYRAVIAEFIATLLFLYITVLTVIGYKSQTDPLKPGTNECDGVGILGIAWAFGGMIFILVYCTAGISGGHINPAVTFGLFLARKVSLVRALMYMIAQSAGAICGVGLVKAFQSSYYVKYGGGANSVAQGYNTGTAVGAEIIGTFVLVYTVFSATDPKRNARDSHVPVLAPLPIGFAVFMVHLATIPITGTGINPARSFGAAVIYNDKKAWDDHWIFWVGPFAGAAAAAIYHQFILRAAAIKALGSFRSNA; this is encoded by the exons ATGGCGAAAGAAGTTGAAGTGGCCGAGCCGGGTTCTTTCTCGGCAAAGGACTATCACGACCCACCGCCGGCTCCACTCATAGATCCGGCGGAACTCACTCAATGGTCCTTCTACAGGGCCGTAATCGCAGAGTTCATAGCCACCTTGTTGTTCCTCTACATCACCGTCCTAACCGTCATCGGTTACAAAAGCCAAACCGACCCACTTAAGCCCGGCACCAATGAATGCGACGGCGTTGGAATCCTAGGCATTGCCTGGGCCTTCGGCGGCATGATCTTCATCCTCGTTTACTGCACCGCCGGAATCTCCG GAGGACATATTAACCCAGCAGTAACATTCGGTCTGTTCCTGGCACGAAAGGTGTCGTTGGTCCGTGCTCTTATGTACATGATAGCACAGAGTGCCGGTGCAATCTGTGGGGTGGGATTGGTCAAGGCATTCCAATCGTCTTACTACGTAAAGTACGGTGGCGGGGCTAACTCGGTTGCGCAAGGCTACAACACGGGTACGGCGGTCGGAGCCGAGATCATCGGCACCTTTGTTCTTGTCTACACCGTCTTCTCAGCCACCGATCCCAAGAGAAACGCAAGAGACTCCCATGTTCCT GTATTGGCTCCACTTCCAATCGGATTCGCTGTATTTATGGTTCACTTGGCGACCATACCCATCACCGGAACTGGAATTAACCCGGCCCGGAGTTTCGGGGCAGCAGTCATCTACAACGATAAGAAGGCGTGGGATGACCAT TGGATATTCTGGGTTGGACCATTTGCTGGGGCAGCTGCAGCAGCAATCTATCATCAGTTTATTCTAAGGGCAGCAGCCATCAAGGCTTTAGGATCATTCAGAAGCAatgcttaa